From Candidatus Pedobacter colombiensis, one genomic window encodes:
- a CDS encoding UbiA family prenyltransferase, with protein sequence MAYATALMGDVPLFNLLSPPFLTIFGSLIFIAIYASIINDLTDLEIDIACNKANMMELLSGPVRWLLAISSLGLVFTTTIFIYPNRYAIIFYLLITLSISLYSFPPIRLKKRGIWGVIACASAEHLFPTLFAITIVFYASSISTDWWWLIVAGAVSFLYGVRSILWHQFLDRDNDQKTGINTFANKVSPEQFIWNARGIMVVELVTLAIVLYLINLWIVYISLILYTCFILLRQFEFKSKIIFIVSPTSQHFQILMLDFYTIFFPLSLLVYTSWTQPYGWVVLVIHILLFHKTLITTGKDVYCLMKNIVRHLSVFLSKTI encoded by the coding sequence TTGGCCTATGCAACAGCCTTAATGGGTGATGTGCCGCTCTTCAATCTGTTAAGTCCACCATTTTTAACCATATTTGGGAGTTTAATATTTATTGCTATATATGCAAGCATTATAAATGATCTCACAGATTTAGAAATAGATATTGCCTGTAATAAAGCAAATATGATGGAACTCTTGTCTGGGCCTGTTCGCTGGCTTTTAGCAATAAGCTCGCTAGGACTCGTTTTTACCACAACTATTTTCATTTATCCTAATCGATATGCCATAATTTTCTATTTGCTGATTACATTATCTATCAGTTTGTATTCTTTTCCTCCGATCAGATTAAAAAAAAGAGGGATATGGGGAGTAATAGCCTGTGCTTCGGCAGAACATTTGTTTCCAACATTATTCGCTATAACTATTGTTTTTTATGCTTCCTCGATCTCTACCGATTGGTGGTGGTTAATTGTAGCAGGGGCAGTATCCTTTTTGTATGGGGTAAGAAGTATATTATGGCATCAATTTTTAGATAGGGATAATGATCAAAAAACAGGAATCAATACTTTCGCAAATAAAGTCAGCCCAGAACAATTTATATGGAACGCAAGGGGAATCATGGTGGTAGAGCTAGTCACATTAGCCATTGTACTTTACCTTATTAATTTATGGATTGTCTACATTTCTTTAATTTTATACACCTGCTTTATTCTATTAAGACAGTTTGAGTTTAAATCAAAAATCATTTTTATTGTATCCCCAACGAGCCAGCACTTTCAAATACTAATGTTGGACTTTTATACGATCTTTTTCCCATTATCCTTATTAGTATATACATCCTGGACTCAACCTTATGGTTGGGTAGTTTTGGTAATACATATTTTACTATTTCATAAAACTTTAATTACAACAGGTAAAGATGTTTACTGCCTTATGAAAAATATAGTTAGACACTTAAGTGTTTTTTTATCTAAAACTATTTAA
- a CDS encoding DegT/DnrJ/EryC1/StrS family aminotransferase encodes MSHTTIPYENLKILNQSFEEEMKSKFCDFLNKGWYILGEEVSLFEKEFGEFHNEKYVAGVANGLDALILSLRCLNFNKGDEVIVPSNTYIASILAILQCDLVPVFVEPNLETYNIDPNKIADAITKRTVAIMVVHLYGQCCEMDPIITIAKQHDLKIIEDCAQAHGAKYKGKLAGTFGDFGAFSFYPTKNLGALGDAGAVICKSEEDYLKIRQLRNYGSEKKYYNNMVGYNSRLDEIQASFLRVKLPYLNEINSHKQKLATIYHNGLSDAFIKPILTDNFEHVYHIYNIRHPERDQIKIYLQEHNISTEIHYPVPPHQQNALKGMNHLNYPISTKIHQTTLSLPCSFVHSAEDIMYIVDTLNSFR; translated from the coding sequence ATGAGCCATACGACAATTCCCTATGAGAATTTGAAAATTCTAAATCAATCTTTTGAAGAGGAAATGAAATCTAAGTTTTGTGACTTTTTAAACAAAGGTTGGTATATTTTAGGTGAAGAGGTGTCTTTGTTTGAAAAGGAATTTGGTGAATTTCATAATGAAAAATATGTGGCTGGTGTTGCGAACGGACTGGATGCCTTAATATTATCACTAAGATGCCTTAATTTCAACAAAGGGGATGAAGTTATAGTACCATCAAACACTTATATAGCGAGTATTTTGGCGATACTGCAATGTGATCTCGTTCCGGTATTTGTTGAGCCTAATCTAGAAACATATAATATAGACCCAAACAAGATTGCTGATGCTATTACCAAAAGAACAGTAGCAATAATGGTTGTTCACTTATATGGGCAGTGTTGCGAAATGGATCCTATAATCACTATCGCTAAACAGCATGATTTAAAAATAATTGAAGATTGCGCACAGGCACATGGTGCAAAATACAAAGGTAAACTTGCTGGCACTTTTGGAGATTTTGGTGCTTTTAGCTTTTATCCTACGAAAAATTTGGGGGCTTTAGGTGATGCTGGAGCTGTGATTTGCAAATCTGAAGAAGATTATCTGAAAATCAGACAACTCAGAAATTATGGCTCAGAGAAAAAGTACTATAACAATATGGTCGGTTATAACTCAAGACTGGATGAAATTCAGGCCTCTTTTTTAAGAGTTAAATTACCTTATTTAAACGAAATCAATTCGCACAAGCAAAAGCTTGCTACTATTTATCATAATGGCTTGAGTGACGCGTTCATTAAACCTATTCTAACTGATAATTTCGAACATGTGTATCATATTTATAATATAAGACATCCTGAACGAGATCAGATAAAAATATACTTGCAAGAGCATAACATAAGTACAGAAATTCATTATCCAGTGCCTCCACATCAACAAAATGCATTAAAGGGAATGAATCATTTAAATTATCCGATTTCAACAAAAATACATCAAACAACTTTAAGCCTTCCATGTTCTTTTGTACATAGTGCAGAAGATATCATGTATATTGTGGATACTTTAAATAGTTTTAGATAA
- a CDS encoding FdtA/QdtA family cupin domain-containing protein — protein MANIINLTTFKDTRGILTVLDQVVDFEIKRLFYIYAVDDSDRGGHRHHNTHQAAICIKGCCKITSNDSKKVEIFELDSPEKCLILKPEDWHVMHDFSEDAILLVLASTAFDPKDYIYEPYDNSL, from the coding sequence ATGGCCAATATAATTAACCTTACCACATTTAAAGATACCAGAGGCATACTTACCGTGTTAGATCAGGTAGTTGATTTTGAAATCAAACGTTTGTTTTATATATATGCTGTTGACGATTCTGATCGTGGTGGTCATAGGCATCATAACACACATCAAGCAGCAATATGTATTAAAGGTTGCTGTAAAATAACCAGTAATGACAGCAAAAAAGTAGAGATATTTGAGCTGGATTCACCAGAAAAATGTTTGATTCTAAAACCTGAAGATTGGCATGTAATGCACGACTTCTCTGAAGATGCTATTTTACTAGTACTCGCTTCGACAGCATTTGACCCAAAAGATTATATATATGAGCCATACGACAATTCCCTATGA